Below is a window of Agrobacterium vitis DNA.
TCGTTATCACCACCGACAAGGTCTATGAGAATGCCGAGACCGGCAGGGCCTTTGTCGAGACCGATCCGCTTGGCGGTCACGATCCCTATAGCGCCAGCAAGGCGGCGGCAGAGATCGTCGTCTCCAGCTACCGGTCGTCGTTTTTTGCAGCACGCGGCGTTGGTCTTGCCACGGCGCGGGCTGGCAATGTCATCGGCGGTGGCGATTGGGCTGAGGACCGGTTGATCCCGGATGCGGTGCGCGCCTGGAGTATCGGTGCGCCGATTGATGTGCGCCGCCCGAACGCGGTCCGCCCCTGGCAACATGTGCTGGAGCCCTTGGCAGGTTACATCGCCATGGCGCACCATCTGTGGCATGATCCGGCCTCGCTGACAGCGTTGAATTTTGGTCCTGACCACGCCAGTGCGGCCTGCGTTGCGGATGTTCTGGCTCTTGCCGTCAGGCATTTCGGCAGCGGTGAGGTGGTGCTGGGCGATGGCAGCGATGGTCCCCATGAAGCCGGTTATCTGATGCTCGACAGTTCCAAAGCCTCGGCGACACTCGGCTACAGGCCGCTCTGGGCGCTGGAGGAAACGGTGGCGCGCACCATGAACTGGTATCGACGGCTCGCCGCTGGCGCATCGGCAAGAGAGCTGTGCATTGCCGATATCGCCGATTATGCCCATGGTCTCGGCATGGATGTGAGGCAGGCGGTATGAGTCAACGCTTCCAGCCCGAAGACACCGCGATCCCCGGCCTGACGCTGCTGACCCGCAGCCGGTTTGGCGACGAGCGTGGTTTTCTCAGCCGGTTGTTTTGCGGTGAAGAACTTGTGGCCTTTGGCTGGCCGGGGCCTGTCTTGCAGGTCAATGAAACCGGCACGGCGCAAAAAGGCACGGTGCGCGGCCTGCATTTTCAGCACGCGCCTTTTGCCGAGTGGAAACTGGTGACCTGCATCGAAGGCACAATCCTCGACGTGGCCGTGGATCTGCGCCAGGGCTCGCCGAGCTTTCTCCAGCATGTCTGCGTCGAGTTGTCGGGCGACAATTGCCGCTCGCTGCTGATCCCGCCGGGCTTTGCCCATGGGTTTCAGGCGCTGAGCGACACTGTACGGATGATCTATACCCATTCCGCGCCTTACCGTGCGGAGGCTGAAGGCGGGCTTCACCCGCAGGATGCAAGGATCGGCATTGCCTGGCCTTTGCCGGTTGAGCGGCTGTCTGCGCGAGACCAGAGCCATCCGCTGATCCAGGCCGATTTCGAAGGACTGATCGTATGAATTGCCGCCATTGCGGATCGCTTCGGATGCGACCCTTTCTCGATCTCGGCACAGCGCCGCCCTCCAATTCCTATGTGAAGGCCAAGGATCTGGTAAAGCCGGAGCTTTGGTATCCGCTGGTCATCCGGGTCTGCGAAGACTGCCTTTTGGTGCAGACCGAGGATTTCGCCGCCCGTGAAACCTTCTTTTCCCACGACTATGCTTATTTTTCCTCGTTTTCCTCGTCCTGGCTGGCGCATGCCAAATCCTATGTCGAGGCGATGAGCAAACGGTTCGGGCTTAACGAAGGCGCGAAAGTGGTGGAAGTGGCTGCCAATGACGGCTACCTGCTGCAATATGTGCGTGAACGCGGCATCGCCTGCCTGGGTGTGGAGCCAACGGCCAGCACGGCCCGGGCCGCGCGCGACAGGGGTATTGATATCGTCGAAGAGTTTTTCGGCGTGGAACTGGCGAAAAAGCTGGTGGCCGACGGCTGGGCCGCGGATCTCACCGCCGCCAACAATGTGCTGGCGCATGTGCCTGACATCAACGATTTCGTCGCAGGCTTTGCCCAATTGCTGAAACCGGCGGGTGTTGCCACCTTCGAATTTCCGCACCTGATGAACATGATCTCGGAGCGCCAGTTCGATACGGCCTATCACGAGCATTATTCCTATTTGTCGCTTCTGGCTGTTGATCGGATTTTTGCTGGCAACGGCCTGATGGTGTTTGATGTGGAAACCACGCCCTGGCATGGCGGTAGCCTGCGGGTGCTGGCCTGCCGGGCCGACAGCAAGGCCCATGTCCGCACACCGGCTGTCGAGGCGATGCTGGTGCGTGAAAGACAGGCCGGACTTGATGCTGTCACAGGCTATGACGGCTTTCAGGCTGAGGCTGAAGCCGTGCGCAATGATTTTCTGTCCTTCCTGATCGATTGCAACCGGAAAAGTCTCTCTGTTGCCGCCTATGGTGCAGCGGCCAAGGGCAATACGCTGTTGAACTTCGCTGGCATCAAAGCCGGTCAGATCGATTTCGTCGTCGACAAGAACCCGGCCAAGCAAGGCATGTTCCTGCCCGGAAGCCGCGTGCCGATTGTTTCGGAAGAGGTTCTGAAAACCCGTAAACCTGACAGACTGGTGATCCTCCCATGGAATCTGACGGCAGAAATCAAACAACAGCTTTCCTATATCGCCGATTGGGGTGGGAAGTTCGTGACCGTGGTGCCGAACCTGACAGTCGATCCATAACGGCGGACGCCACTATAACGCAGGAGAGCCAGCCGATCCTGCCGAGAGACACGCTGCCACGTCCCGGCGATACAATCAGCGCCAAATAGTGGCTGGCACAAAGCGTAGATCCAGGAGACCCTCGATGACCGACAAGCCAACCCTTTCGATTTGCGTGCCTTCGCGCAACCGTCAAATCTATTTCCAGAAGACCATCGAGGGCTTGCTGCGCAACAAGCGCACCGATGTCGAGTTCATTTTTACCGACAATTCCGACGATCCCACCGTGATGAACGATTTCATGGCGGATCTCGCGACGGATAAGCGTATTGTCTATCTTCCTACAACCGATCGTGTCCTCTCGATGATGGACAATTGGGAGCGGACGATTCATGCCAGCCGAGGCGAGTGGGTGGTGTTCATCGGCGATGACGATTTCATCGAGCCTGATGTTGCCGGACTGATCCTGCGGATAGACGAGATCAATCCGGATATGGAGGCATTATCCTGGGGAATTTTGAATTATTACTGGCCAGTCGAAGGAGAAGCGGTCTGTACTGTAGTTGTGCCGTTTGACCGAACCGTCATGCGTTTAACCAGGGCAGAGCTGATGCGCCGGATGTTTGGCTGGCACGAGTCGACATCCGTTCCAACGTCGGGCTTTTCCATTTACCATTCCGCTATCAGGCGAAGGCTGCTGGATCGGATCTATGCCAAATATCATCACCGTTACTTTGAGCATCCGGTTGTCGACTACGATATGGCGATGAAAGTGATCTGTGAAGCGCAGGACTTCGTCGTGTGCCAACGGCCATTCTCAATGCTCGGAGCCTGCCCCCAGAGCAATTCTTTTTCTATCGGTCGCTTGGAAGACACCAAGATGCGGGCCAAAATTTTCATGGACGAATTCGGCAAGAATTTTGAAGAAGACCCGACGCTGCGGGATTTCCCATTCAGCTCCTTTCTGGGCTGTACGGCGACCATTGGCGTCACCCAGCAATGGTTCCGGAAGACTTATAATGTCAGCTATACGGGGTGGGAAAAGGGCTATGCAAGCGCCTGCGCACTCAATACCGAAACCTATCGAGACAGGGAGGCCTTTGACATCATTCGCGCAGGTTACGAGACGGCCTTCCGCAATTGGCAGGGTGGAAGGTTTCTTTCACATTACCAACCGGTCTGGCGCGGCGACATACCCGTGACGCCCATGAGCGGTGCGACCTCTGCCGGGGTGATGGTGCTTGCCGATATCGCTGGGGCAACGTCCCCTGCCGAGCTTTGGGATGTCGTTTCGGCGATGGTTGTGGCTCCCGACGATATTCTCGTCCGTCCGACAGGCTTGCGTCTGCAGAACGAAGAGGAGTTTGCCACCAACGAACTTATGCGGCTCGAAGGGAATATGCGTGTTGGCAGTTCTGAAAAGGCAGCTCCCGGCAAGCCGGTCGCCATGCGCAATGACCGACACACCAGAGGCCGGCGGCGCTGAACTTAATCGCCTCTCTTTCTTCAGAGATCGACCAAGTTATCTACCGTGCTACCTCACAGTCGTGGTGACTTTTCAGCCATCCTGGCGGTGAGGTAATTTATTGCTCGTTTCCTTAAATCGGGATCGATTTGAGGAGAAATTTATGCAGCAAATATACGAAGCGACAACGCCATGCGTTTTATAAAACGCATGGCGTTGTCGCTTATCAAAGATATTCCAGCCGTCACACCCGACGCAGAAATCCATCGCGTGAAACGGTGATGGCGATTTTGTGCTCCAGCGCGTGGTCGTATTCAAGGTGCAGCGGCGCGCCATCGGCAGCCGTACGGCCTTCCTGCTCCAAGCGTCGCATATATTCCCAGACCGCGGTTCTGGGGTTGTCGCCTGGACCCCAGGGCCGTTCGGGATACATGCTTTCCGGCATGTCCTCCACCAGCGTATCCCAGACAGCGCAATAGGAGCCCTTGGAGACAAGCGGCGCATAAAGCTCCAGTTCCTGCAATACATGCTCATGGGTATGGTTGGAATCGAGGAAAACCATGACCTTTCCATAATCCTTGGCGATATCCTTGACCTGAGCAATGATATCAGGCGCGACGGAAGAGCCCTCGATCATGCTGATCTTGTGGCTCATCGGATGGGCCTTGATGGCGGCGCGGTTATGGGCGCGGATGTCGATATCGATGCCGAGCACCTTGCGGCGGCTGGTCTTGGGGTCCAGCATTTCGCCTTTTTCCACGGCCTCGCAATAATCGATCATTGCCAGCATGGAGGCGCTCATCACCAGCGAGCCGCCATGGGCTATGCCGGTTTCGATCACCAGATCCGGTTTGACCGACCAAATCATCTCCTGGATAGCATAGCTGTCCTGCGGGATCTGGATGATGGGCCGGCCCAGCCAGCTGAAATTATACATATAGCCCAGCGGTATGCATGTCTCGATCCAGCGATTGGACAAGTCGAGGAATTCCTTGCTCTCGCCGATCGACTGGATGTTACGGCTTACCAAAGCCTTGAAATCTTCGACAGTATTCATTGCGGGTCCGTTCAGTTATTGCCTGCCTTCGCAGACGCTAGGCTGCCTTACCTGCGTGAGCCTGACGTGTCTGCGTGTAATGATGGTTGAATAAGCCAGAGTGTCTCTTGAACACCGAAATCGGTTGGCGTCATATGGCGCGCAATGCGTTGTATCGGCGGTATCATCCTGAAATCTCGCTGTGCCGAGGAGGTGTCGCAGATAGAAAATTGGAGTGGCAAGGCATGGGCAAGACGATACTGTTAACGGGAGCGACGGGCTTTGTCGGAAGGCAGATCCACCGTGCTCTGCTGAACGCCGGACACAGCGTGGTTGCTGTCGTGCGGCCGCAATCCTCAAGCGTTCTTGCCACAGAGGGCCGTGCCGCGAGAGTGATCGAGACGGAGGATGTGTTCGCGCAATCGGTCGATTGGTGGGCGGCCCAATGCCAGGGCTGCGACGCGGTCATCCACGCCGCCTGGTATGTGGAGGCGGGGAAATATCTGGATTCGCCGCTGAATTTTCACTGCGTCACCGGCAGTTTGGCCTTGGCGCAAGGGGCTGCCCGTGCTGGCATTGCCCATTTCATCGGCCTTGGCACCTGTGTCGAATACCGGCTGCCGTCGGACCATTTGACAGTAGATTCGCCCCTTGAGCCGAAGACGCTTTATGCCGCCGCCAAGCTTTCCACCTACCAGATGTTGGACCGGTATTTCGCAGGCCTTGGCCTTGGGTTTTCCTGGTGCCGGATCTTTTATCTCTATGGGGAAGGCGAGCATCCTGCCCGTCTAGTGCCTTACGTGAGGCAGTGCCTCGAACAAGGTACAGTTGCCAAGCTTTCCAAGGGCACACAATGGCGCGATTTTCTGGATGTGAACGAGGCGGGAAAGATGATTGCCGGGGTGATCGAGACCGGACAGACCGGCGCACTCAATATCTGCTCGGGCAAGGCGATCACCATTCGGGCGCTGGTGGAACGCATCGCAGACGACTACGGCCGCCGCGACCTGCTGGAATTCGGCACGGCAGAGATCCATCCTTCCGATCCTCTGGCGGTGGTCGGTGTGTGCAATGTTGAGACGGTCAAGCCCGTCTCAGAAGGAATGGCTGCCGGTTGATGCTTTTAGCCATAGTTTATCGCATGCATCCTGACTCTGGCTTCAGGCACTCGCGCGGGCGTTTGGCTCCGCGATGATCCTGATTGGCGTCATCATGCTGCGCGCCACGGCGTAGAACTGCTGGGCGTTGACGGCATTGCCAATGAAGCGGTCTACCAACAGAGCCTTACCATGCAGACCCTGCTGTCTGTCTTCATGGGGTGTGGCGGAAAAGGGTGGTGCGAAGGCTTGGGCCCATGCCTGACCGCCCGGCATGGACAGGAAGGCTCGGGAATAGGCCTCATATTTTGCCCGAAACGGGCCAGCGGAATGTTCGAAAGCACAGTCATACATACAGGCGCGGACGAAATCCTCGCCAAAGCCTGCCCATTCGCTGCCAAGCT
It encodes the following:
- the rfbG gene encoding CDP-glucose 4,6-dehydratase, giving the protein MGRWQPAMEELVMMIDRQFWAGKRVLLTGQTGFKGSWLALWLTQMGAEVSGLALAPQTVPNLCGLLTGHDAHAGGGICDLRDRIAVAALVARVRPQIVFHLAAQPLVRLGYRDPVATFETNVQGTVHVLEALRVSQDVKSIVVITTDKVYENAETGRAFVETDPLGGHDPYSASKAAAEIVVSSYRSSFFAARGVGLATARAGNVIGGGDWAEDRLIPDAVRAWSIGAPIDVRRPNAVRPWQHVLEPLAGYIAMAHHLWHDPASLTALNFGPDHASAACVADVLALAVRHFGSGEVVLGDGSDGPHEAGYLMLDSSKASATLGYRPLWALEETVARTMNWYRRLAAGASARELCIADIADYAHGLGMDVRQAV
- a CDS encoding dTDP-4-dehydrorhamnose 3,5-epimerase family protein; translated protein: MSQRFQPEDTAIPGLTLLTRSRFGDERGFLSRLFCGEELVAFGWPGPVLQVNETGTAQKGTVRGLHFQHAPFAEWKLVTCIEGTILDVAVDLRQGSPSFLQHVCVELSGDNCRSLLIPPGFAHGFQALSDTVRMIYTHSAPYRAEAEGGLHPQDARIGIAWPLPVERLSARDQSHPLIQADFEGLIV
- a CDS encoding class I SAM-dependent methyltransferase; translation: MRPFLDLGTAPPSNSYVKAKDLVKPELWYPLVIRVCEDCLLVQTEDFAARETFFSHDYAYFSSFSSSWLAHAKSYVEAMSKRFGLNEGAKVVEVAANDGYLLQYVRERGIACLGVEPTASTARAARDRGIDIVEEFFGVELAKKLVADGWAADLTAANNVLAHVPDINDFVAGFAQLLKPAGVATFEFPHLMNMISERQFDTAYHEHYSYLSLLAVDRIFAGNGLMVFDVETTPWHGGSLRVLACRADSKAHVRTPAVEAMLVRERQAGLDAVTGYDGFQAEAEAVRNDFLSFLIDCNRKSLSVAAYGAAAKGNTLLNFAGIKAGQIDFVVDKNPAKQGMFLPGSRVPIVSEEVLKTRKPDRLVILPWNLTAEIKQQLSYIADWGGKFVTVVPNLTVDP
- a CDS encoding glycosyltransferase family 2 protein, whose translation is MTDKPTLSICVPSRNRQIYFQKTIEGLLRNKRTDVEFIFTDNSDDPTVMNDFMADLATDKRIVYLPTTDRVLSMMDNWERTIHASRGEWVVFIGDDDFIEPDVAGLILRIDEINPDMEALSWGILNYYWPVEGEAVCTVVVPFDRTVMRLTRAELMRRMFGWHESTSVPTSGFSIYHSAIRRRLLDRIYAKYHHRYFEHPVVDYDMAMKVICEAQDFVVCQRPFSMLGACPQSNSFSIGRLEDTKMRAKIFMDEFGKNFEEDPTLRDFPFSSFLGCTATIGVTQQWFRKTYNVSYTGWEKGYASACALNTETYRDREAFDIIRAGYETAFRNWQGGRFLSHYQPVWRGDIPVTPMSGATSAGVMVLADIAGATSPAELWDVVSAMVVAPDDILVRPTGLRLQNEEEFATNELMRLEGNMRVGSSEKAAPGKPVAMRNDRHTRGRRR
- a CDS encoding cephalosporin hydroxylase family protein; its protein translation is MNTVEDFKALVSRNIQSIGESKEFLDLSNRWIETCIPLGYMYNFSWLGRPIIQIPQDSYAIQEMIWSVKPDLVIETGIAHGGSLVMSASMLAMIDYCEAVEKGEMLDPKTSRRKVLGIDIDIRAHNRAAIKAHPMSHKISMIEGSSVAPDIIAQVKDIAKDYGKVMVFLDSNHTHEHVLQELELYAPLVSKGSYCAVWDTLVEDMPESMYPERPWGPGDNPRTAVWEYMRRLEQEGRTAADGAPLHLEYDHALEHKIAITVSRDGFLRRV
- a CDS encoding NAD-dependent epimerase/dehydratase family protein — its product is MGKTILLTGATGFVGRQIHRALLNAGHSVVAVVRPQSSSVLATEGRAARVIETEDVFAQSVDWWAAQCQGCDAVIHAAWYVEAGKYLDSPLNFHCVTGSLALAQGAARAGIAHFIGLGTCVEYRLPSDHLTVDSPLEPKTLYAAAKLSTYQMLDRYFAGLGLGFSWCRIFYLYGEGEHPARLVPYVRQCLEQGTVAKLSKGTQWRDFLDVNEAGKMIAGVIETGQTGALNICSGKAITIRALVERIADDYGRRDLLEFGTAEIHPSDPLAVVGVCNVETVKPVSEGMAAG